One genomic window of Acidobacteriota bacterium includes the following:
- a CDS encoding flagellin, which yields MRVTFNTNLADLLQAISVASSQMATAQLQVATGRRLNAASDDPTAAQAAVSEHSQMAATDQYQATADSVSSRLSVVDSALSTLINQATSAQSAVLSARTSTATSVQREAAASQLESIRASIVSLMNTRFQGAYLFSGNNPTVAPYTETNGTVSAYQGGSGTVNVDIDRQTAVQVGFSSDQILKGADSKDLIQVLTDLATAVRAGDDTAMQNGATALDSAFSRLTAAQTRVGNEMDQVTLCQQQLIVRHLSAQTRLSTLEDADLATAATEMNRASVAYQAALKATASATQPTLLDYLK from the coding sequence ATGCGCGTGACCTTCAACACCAATCTGGCGGACCTGTTGCAGGCGATCTCTGTCGCGTCGTCCCAGATGGCGACCGCCCAACTTCAAGTGGCGACCGGACGCCGGCTCAACGCGGCGAGCGACGATCCGACGGCGGCGCAGGCCGCCGTCTCGGAACACTCGCAGATGGCCGCCACCGACCAGTACCAGGCGACGGCCGATTCGGTGTCGTCGCGCCTGTCGGTCGTGGATAGCGCCTTATCCACATTGATCAACCAGGCGACATCGGCGCAGTCGGCAGTGCTCTCTGCCCGTACGTCCACCGCCACGTCGGTGCAGCGCGAGGCTGCGGCCAGCCAACTCGAGAGCATCCGCGCCTCGATCGTGTCGCTGATGAACACCAGGTTCCAGGGCGCGTACTTGTTTTCCGGCAATAACCCGACGGTCGCCCCCTATACCGAGACCAACGGCACCGTCTCCGCCTATCAGGGCGGCAGCGGCACCGTGAACGTGGACATCGATCGACAGACCGCCGTGCAGGTCGGGTTTTCGAGCGACCAGATTCTCAAGGGAGCCGACAGCAAAGACCTGATTCAGGTCCTCACTGATCTGGCCACGGCCGTTCGGGCGGGCGATGACACGGCGATGCAGAACGGAGCCACCGCACTGGATTCTGCGTTCTCGCGCTTGACGGCGGCGCAGACGAGAGTGGGCAACGAGATGGACCAGGTCACCTTATGCCAGCAGCAACTCATCGTGCGCCACTTGAGTGCGCAGACGCGATTGTCGACGCTCGAAGACGCGGATCTCGCGACAGCTGCCACCGAGATGAACCGCGCGAGTGTCGCGTACCAGGCAGCTTTGAAGGCCACCGCCAGCGCAACGCAGCCGACATTGCTGGACTATCTCAAATGA
- the csrA gene encoding carbon storage regulator CsrA, which produces MLVVTRKRNEAIIIGEGIEVRVLRIGRDGVRIGITAPPHVPVNRAEIYDLIRAENLEASHSQAPAGALASHLRQRAATAEG; this is translated from the coding sequence GTGCTCGTCGTCACACGCAAACGCAACGAAGCGATCATCATCGGCGAGGGCATCGAAGTCCGGGTGCTGAGAATCGGCCGCGATGGCGTCCGCATCGGCATCACCGCGCCGCCACACGTCCCGGTCAATCGAGCGGAGATCTACGACCTGATTCGCGCAGAAAACCTCGAGGCCTCGCACAGCCAAGCGCCGGCAGGCGCGCTTGCGAGCCATCTCCGCCAGCGGGCGGCGACGGCAGAGGGATAA
- a CDS encoding flagellar basal body P-ring protein FlgI — protein MARQIVIALLLGTLLTLSAALAVSAGPVRLKDVATLQGVQATPLVGYGLVVGLNKTGDRRQTLFSAQTLANMLERFGVSVPGSQIKIENIAAVIVTAELPAFVRNGNRLDVTVSSVGDARSLQGGTLLPTGLRGPDGTTYALAQGQLTLGGFGGGSGGNSVQVNHLTAGRVPGGGLVQTVSRAQLPASGEITLALRDPDFVSASRVAEAINKELGGSVARAVDSANVTVKVPAASLASVSDFMARLEPIAVTVDEVARVVVNERTGTVVVGAHVTLGPAAVAHGNLSVKISTHNEVSQPPPMSQKGETTVVPQTSVDVKEGTGQLVALEEGATLHDVVRALNALGATPRDIIAIMQALKAAGALRAELIII, from the coding sequence ATGGCTCGACAGATTGTGATCGCACTACTGCTGGGGACTCTGCTGACGCTTTCTGCGGCGCTGGCGGTATCGGCCGGCCCGGTGCGCCTGAAGGACGTGGCGACGCTCCAGGGCGTGCAGGCCACGCCGCTTGTCGGGTACGGGCTCGTCGTCGGTCTCAACAAGACCGGCGATCGACGGCAGACACTGTTCTCGGCGCAGACGCTGGCCAACATGCTCGAACGGTTTGGCGTGTCGGTGCCCGGCAGTCAGATCAAGATCGAGAACATCGCCGCGGTCATCGTCACGGCCGAACTGCCGGCATTCGTCCGCAACGGGAACAGGCTCGATGTGACGGTGTCGTCAGTGGGTGATGCGCGAAGCCTGCAGGGCGGGACGCTGCTGCCGACCGGTCTTCGCGGCCCCGACGGCACGACCTACGCACTCGCGCAGGGACAGCTCACGCTTGGCGGCTTCGGAGGCGGCTCGGGCGGCAACAGTGTTCAGGTGAATCATCTGACGGCCGGACGGGTGCCTGGTGGCGGTCTGGTTCAGACCGTGTCTCGCGCGCAGTTGCCGGCCAGCGGCGAGATCACGCTCGCCTTGCGCGACCCCGACTTTGTGAGCGCGTCCCGGGTTGCCGAAGCCATCAACAAGGAACTGGGCGGATCAGTCGCCCGTGCGGTCGACTCGGCCAACGTCACCGTCAAGGTGCCGGCGGCAAGCCTTGCGTCGGTCTCTGACTTCATGGCGCGGCTCGAACCGATTGCCGTCACCGTTGACGAAGTCGCCCGGGTGGTCGTCAACGAGCGGACTGGTACCGTCGTCGTTGGGGCGCACGTCACGCTCGGGCCGGCCGCCGTGGCGCATGGCAACCTGTCGGTGAAGATCAGCACGCACAACGAAGTGTCGCAGCCGCCGCCGATGTCACAGAAGGGCGAGACGACGGTTGTGCCGCAGACGTCGGTCGACGTCAAGGAAGGCACGGGACAGCTCGTGGCGCTCGAGGAAGGCGCTACGCTGCACGATGTGGTGCGCGCGCTGAACGCGCTCGGTGCCACACCACGCGACATTATCGCCATCATGCAGGCGCTGAAGGCGGCAGGCGCGCTTAGAGCCGAACTGATCATCATCTAA
- a CDS encoding flagellar hook basal-body protein, producing the protein MPGGIYAALSGMRTRMERLDRIAEDIANSGTAGYKGDRATTVVAERESFGDTLASAVDVMSAQPKVDFREGAVVATGRDLDLAIEGSGFFSIQTPAGVRYTRSGHFTRAADGTITTPDGDPLLGDGGPLRLPPGQLDFGADGTIRVGKTTVGRPSVTVFSDMSQLVRENGVRFRALDSLTPATAPDSRIRSGMLEQSNVLPTERMAQLIGTSRSFDALQRGIVVLMNDIDARAITELGRR; encoded by the coding sequence ATGCCAGGCGGCATCTACGCGGCATTGAGCGGCATGCGCACACGGATGGAACGGCTGGACCGGATCGCCGAGGATATCGCGAACTCCGGCACGGCAGGCTACAAGGGCGACCGGGCCACGACGGTGGTGGCCGAGCGCGAGTCGTTCGGGGACACGCTCGCCTCTGCCGTCGATGTCATGTCGGCTCAGCCCAAGGTCGATTTCCGCGAAGGCGCGGTGGTGGCGACGGGTCGTGACCTGGATCTCGCGATAGAGGGGAGCGGGTTCTTCTCGATCCAGACGCCCGCCGGTGTTCGCTACACGCGCAGCGGCCACTTTACCCGCGCGGCCGACGGCACGATCACCACGCCGGACGGCGACCCGCTGCTTGGTGACGGCGGCCCGCTGCGCCTGCCCCCTGGACAGTTGGATTTCGGCGCGGATGGCACTATCCGTGTCGGTAAAACGACGGTAGGCCGGCCCAGCGTCACTGTTTTCAGCGATATGAGCCAGTTGGTCCGTGAGAACGGCGTCCGATTTCGGGCGCTCGACAGTCTCACACCAGCCACCGCCCCAGACAGCCGGATCCGATCAGGCATGCTCGAGCAGTCTAACGTCTTGCCGACAGAGAGGATGGCGCAACTGATCGGCACGTCCCGCAGTTTCGACGCGCTCCAACGGGGCATCGTGGTACTCATGAACGACATCGACGCCCGGGCCATCACGGAACTCGGCCGCCGCTGA
- the fliM gene encoding flagellar motor switch protein FliM, which translates to MAKILTQEEIDLLMGSASVLRKEQPIADPGPAATSSVSYDFRRPDRVSKEHIRSLQLLHDRFARNVSGSLSAYLRAVTEVSSLSVEQLTYAEFLMSVPDPTAFYAVSMAPLDGVAAIEINPAIAFSMVDRMLGGSGHGLHLSRALTEIEQNVVDGIMKLVLENLTDTWRSVQDVHFKISGRDTRPQMLQVAAPNETVLIMVFDVKICDARGIINFCLPASVIEMIGDSFVQNWYRAKREPTPTQRRQLVQTLGRIRLPVTVAMDSSLPARELLLLQPGDVLSLGKPASHPVRVRVADSTKYTGRLMRNGTQAAVMITSGPGRLSETTGPQGA; encoded by the coding sequence ATGGCCAAGATTCTCACCCAGGAAGAAATCGACCTCCTGATGGGATCGGCCAGCGTGCTGCGGAAAGAGCAGCCGATAGCGGATCCCGGCCCGGCGGCGACCAGTTCGGTCAGCTACGATTTCCGCCGGCCCGACCGGGTGTCGAAAGAACACATCCGCTCGTTGCAGTTGCTCCACGATCGGTTCGCGCGCAACGTCTCAGGGTCGCTTTCGGCGTACCTGCGCGCGGTCACTGAAGTGTCGAGCCTGTCGGTCGAACAGCTGACGTACGCGGAATTCCTGATGTCGGTGCCCGATCCGACCGCGTTCTACGCCGTGTCGATGGCGCCGCTTGACGGGGTCGCGGCCATTGAAATCAACCCGGCCATCGCCTTTTCGATGGTCGATCGCATGCTCGGCGGCAGCGGCCACGGCCTGCACCTGTCGCGGGCGCTCACCGAGATTGAACAAAACGTCGTCGACGGCATCATGAAGCTCGTCCTCGAGAACCTCACCGATACGTGGCGCAGCGTCCAGGACGTGCACTTCAAGATCTCCGGGCGCGACACCAGGCCGCAGATGCTTCAGGTGGCGGCGCCCAACGAGACCGTGCTCATCATGGTCTTCGACGTGAAGATCTGCGACGCCAGGGGCATTATCAACTTCTGCCTGCCGGCCTCCGTGATCGAGATGATCGGCGACAGTTTCGTGCAGAACTGGTACCGGGCGAAGCGCGAGCCGACACCCACCCAACGCCGGCAACTCGTCCAGACGCTGGGCCGCATTAGGCTGCCGGTCACCGTCGCCATGGACTCGTCGCTTCCGGCACGCGAGTTGCTGCTGCTCCAGCCAGGAGACGTGCTCTCGCTCGGTAAACCGGCATCACATCCTGTGAGGGTCCGGGTGGCAGACAGCACGAAGTACACGGGCCGGCTGATGCGGAACGGCACACAGGCTGCCGTGATGATCACCAGCGGTCCAGGCAGGCTGTCAGAGACGACCGGACCGCAGGGGGCGTAA
- a CDS encoding peptidoglycan DD-metalloendopeptidase family protein, whose product MDLPLNISSLPPGTNPVNPERAAIERQKVTELAQEFESIMMLQMLRQMRQTMLDEEDGEKGLSADTMTDTVNTELARQLSRAGGIGIADSLLRALDQRAVVPVTPGVAEIGTSAPVEPTPATAPYLHTHEPVAPLIGKGVAMTSPYGWRADPFTGAQKYHGGIDLGAAYGTAVPAAAGGRVVAAGEQGAYGTQVVIEHETGLQTRYAHLSAVNVAVGDRVGQGQEIGRVGQSGRATGPHLHFEVIRDGQRVDPTGVMALGGSGFDGLKLLGSDADFPVGGRVSPPSTTGADDENRGH is encoded by the coding sequence ATGGACCTCCCACTCAACATCTCATCGCTTCCGCCAGGCACGAATCCGGTCAACCCGGAGCGCGCGGCGATCGAGCGCCAGAAGGTGACTGAGCTGGCCCAGGAGTTCGAGTCGATCATGATGCTGCAGATGTTGCGACAGATGCGGCAGACCATGCTCGACGAAGAGGATGGCGAGAAGGGGCTGTCGGCCGACACCATGACCGACACCGTCAACACGGAACTGGCGCGGCAGTTGAGCCGTGCGGGGGGGATCGGGATTGCCGACTCCCTGCTCAGGGCGCTGGACCAGCGGGCGGTAGTTCCGGTCACGCCAGGCGTGGCTGAAATCGGGACTTCGGCGCCGGTCGAACCGACACCGGCTACGGCTCCGTACTTGCATACTCACGAGCCGGTCGCGCCGTTGATCGGGAAGGGTGTGGCGATGACGTCACCGTACGGGTGGCGGGCCGACCCGTTCACGGGCGCCCAGAAGTATCACGGGGGAATCGACCTTGGGGCGGCCTACGGGACGGCCGTTCCAGCGGCAGCCGGGGGGCGTGTTGTGGCAGCGGGAGAGCAGGGAGCCTACGGGACACAGGTTGTGATCGAGCATGAAACAGGGCTCCAGACACGATACGCGCACCTGTCGGCCGTCAACGTGGCGGTCGGCGATCGGGTCGGGCAGGGTCAGGAAATCGGCCGGGTTGGTCAAAGCGGGCGGGCCACGGGGCCGCACCTGCACTTCGAAGTGATTCGGGATGGACAGCGCGTTGACCCAACGGGGGTCATGGCGCTGGGCGGGTCGGGGTTCGACGGATTAAAGTTATTGGGCAGCGATGCCGATTTCCCTGTCGGAGGACGTGTAAGCCCGCCCTCCACAACAGGAGCCGACGATGAAAATCGAGGGCACTAG
- the flgM gene encoding flagellar biosynthesis anti-sigma factor FlgM, translating to MKIEGTSPNLESVATPQTGRVGTGRAKDAQQGPAAQVTDRVQVSEDAALADAARLAAEAAPNIRQDLVEQMRAKLSAGEIGNDAERLADRLIDHLLES from the coding sequence ATGAAAATCGAGGGCACTAGCCCAAATCTTGAATCCGTCGCCACCCCGCAAACGGGGCGCGTGGGCACCGGCCGGGCAAAAGACGCCCAGCAAGGGCCCGCAGCCCAGGTAACCGACCGGGTTCAGGTCTCCGAAGACGCGGCGCTGGCCGATGCTGCACGCCTTGCAGCGGAAGCCGCTCCGAATATCCGGCAGGACCTGGTCGAACAGATGCGGGCGAAGTTGTCGGCGGGCGAGATTGGGAACGACGCTGAGCGGTTGGCCGATCGGCTGATCGATCACCTGCTCGAATCCTGA
- the fliW gene encoding flagellar assembly protein FliW, with the protein MSTSAMNTQVLDPPCDDEAVMRVDTRFGVFDTDRRSLVAFPVGLPAFEQCRHFVLMASPSIAPFQCLHAVDGPPASFLVINPRLVFPEYRCKLSPADRERFQVTNDAPLLWLVLVSLKENGEATANLRAPIVINPTRMVGYQVMPHDSLYPMRYPLVSD; encoded by the coding sequence ATGAGCACTTCCGCCATGAACACGCAGGTGTTGGACCCTCCATGTGACGACGAGGCGGTGATGCGGGTCGATACCCGCTTCGGCGTCTTCGATACCGATCGGCGCAGCCTCGTGGCGTTCCCGGTTGGCCTCCCTGCCTTCGAGCAGTGTCGGCACTTCGTGCTGATGGCATCGCCGTCGATCGCGCCGTTCCAGTGTCTGCATGCGGTTGACGGCCCGCCTGCATCATTTCTCGTGATCAACCCGCGTCTCGTGTTTCCCGAGTACCGCTGCAAGCTCAGTCCCGCCGACCGCGAACGATTCCAGGTGACCAACGACGCGCCGTTGCTGTGGCTCGTGCTGGTGTCGCTCAAGGAGAACGGAGAGGCCACCGCGAATCTGCGGGCGCCGATCGTCATCAATCCGACGCGGATGGTCGGTTACCAGGTGATGCCGCACGACAGCCTGTACCCGATGCGGTATCCGCTGGTGAGCGACTAA
- the flgG gene encoding flagellar basal-body rod protein FlgG produces MIRALYTAASGMAAQQANIDTVANNLANVNTAGFKKTRMEFADLVYQQVKASGSPTSTSSDAPIGLEIGLGTRTVATTRDFSTGNLRSTSNPLDLALQGRGFFQVSLPDGGVGYTRTGSFHLSAEGALVTSEGYKLEPGITIPPNATSITIAATGVVSVAIAGQSAVQQIGTIEIASFQNPAGLNAMGGNIFTVATASGEATTGVPGADGVGTIAQGFLEESNVSVVEEMVNMILGQRAYEANSKVVKAADEMLQQTNAMAR; encoded by the coding sequence ATGATTCGTGCGCTCTATACTGCGGCGAGCGGGATGGCGGCCCAGCAGGCCAACATCGATACCGTCGCCAACAATCTCGCCAACGTGAACACCGCCGGGTTCAAGAAGACCCGGATGGAGTTCGCCGACCTCGTGTACCAGCAGGTCAAGGCGTCCGGCAGCCCGACATCGACCAGTTCCGACGCGCCGATCGGCCTCGAGATCGGCCTCGGCACGCGAACGGTTGCCACCACGCGCGACTTCAGTACCGGCAATCTGCGGTCGACCAGCAACCCGCTCGACCTCGCGCTGCAGGGCCGGGGCTTTTTCCAGGTGTCATTGCCCGATGGTGGCGTGGGCTACACGCGGACCGGGTCGTTTCACCTCAGTGCCGAAGGGGCACTGGTGACCTCGGAGGGCTACAAGCTCGAGCCCGGGATCACGATTCCCCCGAATGCGACATCCATCACGATCGCAGCGACCGGCGTCGTCTCGGTCGCCATCGCAGGCCAGTCTGCGGTTCAGCAGATTGGCACCATCGAGATCGCGTCGTTCCAGAATCCGGCCGGTCTCAACGCGATGGGCGGCAATATCTTCACGGTCGCGACGGCGTCAGGCGAAGCGACGACCGGCGTGCCGGGCGCCGACGGGGTCGGCACGATTGCGCAGGGGTTCCTCGAGGAATCCAACGTGAGCGTCGTTGAGGAAATGGTCAACATGATCCTCGGACAGCGGGCGTACGAGGCCAACTCGAAGGTGGTAAAAGCCGCCGATGAGATGCTCCAGCAAACCAATGCCATGGCTCGGTAG
- the flgK gene encoding flagellar hook-associated protein FlgK gives MSGLFGTLGATSRALDAQSYGLDVTGQNIANVNTPGYAKRQVVLTANAAPDPMTAGAGVLIAGVRSTRDRLLERRLQMEKPSEAREGAIADSLSVVQTAIGLPGQSIDAQLSAFFDSASRLSADPTASTARQGFVIAGQNLAAAFRDMADRLSTAQRDADTKVRGNVDEINILTAKIATLNGQLGQVPADNTQSLTLQDQEKVALDRLTQLVDVNAIARADGGIDLTVGNGRPLVVGAESVSLEATQQPPLSFVDVVSGGQSITSEVTGGELAGNLQVRDQFIPDYQNRLNTLASQFAASVNAIHSAGFDGNGNAGTAFFTTDPAAGAAASIAVNPAIVADSSLVAAAGVQAPGDNQAARDIANLRDATVMDGGRSTFSDAWGQLTYRVGSDTQTAREDQASRQAIVTQVQSLADAASGVSLDEESMMMLKYQRAYEANAQFFRAINDTIATLFTMVS, from the coding sequence GTGTCTGGACTGTTTGGAACACTCGGCGCCACCTCGCGAGCGCTCGATGCCCAGAGTTACGGACTCGACGTGACGGGGCAGAACATCGCCAACGTCAACACGCCCGGGTATGCGAAACGCCAGGTGGTCCTGACGGCGAACGCAGCGCCGGATCCCATGACAGCGGGGGCGGGCGTCCTGATCGCCGGCGTACGTAGCACGCGCGATCGGTTGCTCGAACGCCGCCTCCAGATGGAGAAACCAAGCGAAGCGCGCGAAGGAGCGATTGCCGACTCCCTCAGTGTCGTCCAGACCGCGATTGGCCTTCCCGGCCAGTCGATCGATGCGCAGTTGAGCGCCTTCTTCGATTCAGCCTCGCGTCTCTCGGCGGATCCCACCGCGTCGACGGCCCGGCAGGGCTTCGTAATCGCCGGGCAGAACCTGGCGGCGGCGTTTCGGGACATGGCCGACCGGTTGTCGACGGCGCAGCGCGACGCGGATACGAAGGTGCGCGGCAACGTCGATGAGATCAACATCCTGACCGCGAAGATTGCGACGTTGAATGGCCAGTTGGGTCAGGTGCCGGCAGACAACACCCAATCGCTGACGCTTCAAGACCAGGAGAAGGTCGCGCTCGATCGCCTGACTCAGTTGGTGGATGTCAATGCGATCGCACGCGCTGATGGCGGGATCGACTTGACGGTGGGCAACGGGCGCCCGCTGGTCGTCGGTGCCGAGAGCGTCAGTCTCGAGGCGACGCAGCAGCCGCCCTTGAGTTTCGTCGATGTGGTCAGCGGCGGCCAGTCAATCACCTCGGAGGTGACCGGCGGCGAACTGGCAGGGAATCTCCAGGTCCGGGATCAGTTCATTCCCGACTATCAGAATCGTCTCAACACATTGGCGTCCCAGTTTGCCGCCTCGGTCAACGCTATCCATTCGGCCGGGTTTGATGGCAACGGGAACGCCGGTACGGCCTTCTTCACCACCGATCCGGCCGCTGGAGCGGCCGCGTCGATTGCGGTCAATCCTGCGATTGTCGCCGATTCGAGCCTGGTTGCTGCGGCGGGTGTGCAGGCGCCTGGCGACAACCAGGCGGCCCGCGACATCGCGAACCTTCGCGATGCCACGGTGATGGACGGCGGGCGCTCGACCTTCAGCGACGCGTGGGGACAGCTGACCTACCGGGTCGGGAGCGATACCCAGACGGCCCGCGAAGACCAAGCCAGCCGCCAGGCGATCGTCACGCAGGTGCAGTCGCTTGCCGACGCGGCGTCGGGTGTCTCGCTCGACGAAGAATCGATGATGATGCTCAAGTACCAGCGGGCGTACGAAGCCAACGCCCAGTTCTTCAGGGCCATCAACGACACCATTGCGACGTTGTTCACGATGGTGAGCTAA
- the flgA gene encoding flagellar basal body P-ring formation chaperone FlgA, whose product MAVALLMSARPVVAQSAAADDPAVRHAIIKAVQARLGTDAEVRLDKVKIVRGPAADLVAIPEPGSRLGRLIRFTLRSAAAQRGGDLVASVGYALAEVHAAAPHLEVGRVITRGSELLAEDLVEIDDDLGAVLLGPLPILADAVGTHAARDLQQGEVVTATMLRVQPLVRSGEMVRTRAIVGRVEVSGRAIAQQSGQRNDRIKLINPDSRKSLTGTITGAGEVVIVHEI is encoded by the coding sequence ATGGCTGTGGCGCTCCTGATGTCGGCACGGCCAGTCGTCGCGCAGAGCGCGGCGGCCGACGATCCCGCGGTGCGCCACGCCATCATCAAGGCGGTGCAGGCACGGCTGGGAACCGATGCGGAGGTCAGGCTCGACAAGGTGAAGATCGTGCGCGGCCCGGCCGCTGACCTCGTCGCGATTCCCGAACCTGGATCCCGCCTCGGCCGCCTCATCCGATTCACGCTGCGGTCGGCGGCGGCGCAAAGAGGGGGCGACCTGGTGGCTTCTGTCGGCTACGCCCTCGCCGAGGTTCACGCGGCGGCGCCGCATCTCGAGGTCGGGCGTGTGATCACGCGGGGCAGCGAACTTCTGGCAGAGGACCTGGTGGAAATAGATGACGACCTCGGCGCCGTGCTGCTCGGGCCGCTGCCCATCCTGGCAGATGCGGTTGGCACCCATGCGGCCCGCGATCTTCAGCAGGGCGAAGTCGTCACGGCCACGATGCTGAGGGTCCAGCCGCTGGTGCGCAGCGGCGAGATGGTCCGCACACGCGCGATTGTCGGCCGCGTCGAAGTGAGCGGCCGCGCCATCGCCCAACAGAGCGGACAGCGCAACGATCGCATCAAGCTCATCAACCCGGACAGCCGAAAGTCACTGACCGGCACGATTACCGGCGCCGGAGAGGTGGTCATCGTTCATGAGATCTAA
- a CDS encoding FliM/FliN family flagellar motor switch protein, with product MTEQILAQAIAEELGTVIATLLGGESRVRQDAAPSSAVWALRFAVQGTLQGTATLLIPADDAGRLTSKVLGFEDGPPDDAIIDNLQEIAKQIAGSLNIKPELEGVRLSADEPATSQASAPAHASWVGISVGDLVLKAGLSSALTVVQAAVPGPVPNAAPSQPAPSSGRGDSPTGPGVPPNLELILDMELPLWVRFGWTNMTLQALSKLGPGTTVDLERQPEDPVEVMVNNIVVARGEVVVVSGNYGVRVTEVMSAQERIRSMGPGN from the coding sequence GTGACCGAACAGATCCTGGCGCAGGCCATCGCCGAAGAGTTGGGCACCGTCATCGCGACCTTGCTCGGGGGCGAATCGCGCGTGCGGCAGGACGCGGCGCCATCGTCGGCGGTCTGGGCGCTGCGATTCGCTGTTCAGGGCACGCTCCAAGGCACCGCGACACTGTTGATTCCCGCTGATGATGCCGGGCGGCTGACCTCCAAGGTGCTTGGATTCGAGGATGGTCCACCCGACGATGCAATCATCGACAATCTGCAGGAAATCGCCAAGCAGATCGCCGGATCGCTGAACATCAAGCCCGAACTCGAGGGCGTGCGGTTGTCGGCCGACGAGCCCGCGACCTCGCAGGCGTCAGCGCCCGCACACGCCAGTTGGGTCGGGATTTCCGTAGGTGATCTGGTACTCAAGGCCGGGCTGTCGAGTGCGCTGACCGTTGTCCAGGCCGCCGTGCCAGGGCCCGTCCCGAATGCCGCGCCCAGCCAGCCCGCGCCCTCGTCCGGCCGCGGCGACAGTCCGACCGGCCCAGGCGTGCCGCCCAATCTCGAACTCATTCTCGACATGGAGCTTCCGCTGTGGGTGCGCTTCGGCTGGACCAACATGACGCTGCAGGCGTTGTCGAAGCTCGGACCCGGCACCACGGTCGACCTCGAGCGACAGCCAGAAGACCCTGTCGAGGTGATGGTCAACAACATCGTGGTGGCCAGAGGGGAAGTGGTCGTCGTGTCGGGCAATTACGGTGTGCGCGTGACCGAGGTGATGAGCGCCCAGGAGCGCATCCGATCGATGGGTCCGGGCAACTAG
- a CDS encoding flagellar basal body L-ring protein FlgH, translating to MRSNRRHDWVPICGLFIALAGGMAGAQQPQATGKEAAYDVLFPRYLQAARQMSSDEKTSFRWMANLGSDFRARDVNDLVTIQVVENITASGSADTNLAKKGSNSASLGKFFGLETKLPSFIDPTNLASPSSSSDFKGSGTTSRTGALTAIMTARVVEVLPNGDLVLEGAREIDINGDRQVIVLTGVVRRVDLAPDNSVSSARVGQLRIRYFGNGLIKDSLKPGWLVRLLNKVF from the coding sequence ATGAGATCTAACCGACGACACGATTGGGTTCCCATCTGTGGCCTGTTCATCGCGCTCGCCGGCGGCATGGCCGGCGCGCAGCAACCGCAGGCCACTGGGAAGGAGGCCGCGTATGACGTCCTCTTTCCGCGCTATCTCCAGGCGGCTCGCCAGATGTCCTCTGACGAGAAGACGTCGTTCAGGTGGATGGCCAATCTGGGCTCCGACTTCCGCGCGCGCGACGTCAACGACCTGGTGACGATCCAGGTCGTGGAGAACATCACGGCGTCGGGGTCGGCCGATACGAACCTGGCCAAGAAGGGCTCCAACTCGGCCTCGCTCGGGAAGTTCTTCGGACTCGAGACGAAACTGCCGAGCTTCATCGATCCAACCAACCTGGCGTCACCCTCGTCGAGCTCCGACTTCAAGGGCAGCGGCACGACCTCGCGCACCGGCGCGCTGACGGCCATCATGACCGCGCGCGTCGTCGAAGTGCTGCCCAACGGCGACCTGGTGCTCGAAGGGGCACGCGAAATCGACATCAACGGCGATCGCCAAGTCATCGTGCTGACCGGCGTCGTGCGGCGGGTCGACCTGGCGCCCGACAATTCGGTGTCGTCGGCCCGCGTCGGACAACTGCGGATTCGCTACTTCGGGAACGGCCTGATCAAAGACAGCCTGAAACCGGGCTGGCTGGTCCGGCTGCTCAACAAAGTCTTCTGA